tgctaGCTACCACACCTAATTGCCCCTAATTAATAGAAAATATGTGCTCCTAAAAGAAGAGAAAACAAACTACTCCAGAGATATGAGAAATTATACTATACGGGTAACCTATAAAAACAGCAACAGACTTATGTGAAATGACAAACaaaatgttttcaaatattttctaATTCCATCTTTCAGAATGTACACACACCACCACTTTCCACACACCCTAAACTCTTTACTAAAAAAAATCGATGTTATGGGAAAACACTGATTTGGTTATTATTAACATTGATTATGTATCCTGCTCACCAGTTTCGGGGTATATGCAAAACAGGCACGACACATAAAATAaaactttctttaataaaatataaaacatattaaaatacaaattataaacacaaaactggctttatttaaataaaataatattcgtAGATATGTCAGGAAATATTAGGGCAGTCATGAAATATTCATGGGATTGTCATACATTCTTGTTGTAAATAATTGTTCTACAGGAAGTAGAGTACAACAAGCCATTGAAAATATATACAGGTTCATCTTAGATACTTCCTGTTAATGAATGATCTTCGCGATGTATGCActcttcaatattttattaaatgcttttgttaaatgcaagttcAAAGTCAATATAATGGTCAGTATATTCCAGAGTAAAGAGGGGatggaggggtttgaaatggacgaAGAAATTGTGACTGCATTGCTTGACTTTGAATGGTGGAAGAGAAGGTATTATAATAAGGGGCACTGTTATAAAATAGTCCACTGTCTTGCACATGTGCAGATGGTTCCATTAAAGTATTCTGTGTAAAACTGCCGAACCCTGTAATGTTTCTTTGTGTTACTTCCGAAACTAGGTCCAATGGCATCTGTCCATTTGCAGAACTGGAATCCAGGGAGGACACGCGGTTATAAAAATTGCGTAGACAAGGTGTATACGTGACAGCTGGAGGAGAAACACTTCTGTCCTGGGATGAAAGCCCTTTGTTTGAGGAAGGCGAATTTTGTATAGAGGAAGTTTCTTTACTGTTCTCATTTATGATTGCCTGGTCATCGACAGTCTTCAGTTTTTTAGACTTTCTTTTTCTGCGGAAATTACCATTATCAAAATCTTTTTCGCAGTTTGGATCAACGATCCAGTAGTGTccctttcctaaaaaaaaaataaaaatctgttacaaacAACTTGATTATTACCATTACAAAAAATGCATTCACCACAATTAatagacagaaaaataaaaatataactaaaCGTATAGCAGGTGCAGGTTACAGTAATtatctcatggtagctctgtttggaatggaaataaactgtacaaaaacgatagtttgcatctttctcaaaagggaacacatgTTCTCAGttagcagttcagaggttttgctaggatgtatttaaactaggaggggggcaaaagggtgatacaacatcaatccaattgcccccccaacacaaggacagaaggtgcctttaGCAAGTGTGTTGAAAAAATgacaagcttagagtcatgtctacaaatgctagcagtttagggaataagatccatgaacttgtggtaataatggcaactgatagtgtagattttagtcgctgttactgagacatatttagaaaaatgactgggacatacactttatatagaaaagacagggaaggcaagaaagggggaggggtggccctgtatgtgaaggatagcataaaatctagcctaataagaTAGTgaagcgaacatagagtccatttgggttatgttagaatttagtaataacacagtaactcgtgtaggtctGATTTAtaagcccccaggacaaatagaagagttagataatctactagttgaggacaatgaagggggaagttatcatcatgggtgactttaatcttactgatgtgaattggaaaaccaaaatagctgcttgtgccaggagcacacatattctaaactccctactgggattgtctctaaaacaagtcgttgaggagccaactcgtaaagaagccatactagatttagtgttaacaatttGAGATTTGgtgtcagatattactgtaggtgaaagtttaggatccagtgaccaaacaaaagttttagactttagaaaaacagactagcAGATGAATGATTAACCAGTCAACTTGTCAATCAGGCCTATGATAACTACACTGCATCATGATATATCCTGCTTATTTAGCTTCACCTTCTCTAAAGAGGACGGGtgttattaatagagcagtacgtTTAATTTTGTTTTAGAGTGTTAACAGACCAAAATTGTTCTGATAGCATAGATAGATTGCCACTCATGGGcaaacagttaaacattaaaggatTCTCACCTGGGTCACTTTCTTCTCTTGGGACCTTCTTAAAGCAGTCATTTAAGGACAGGTTGTGCCGAATAGAGTTTTGCCAGCCTGCTTTATCCTTCTTGTAGTATGGGTAGTTGTCTAAGACATAATCATAGATTTGGTTGAGTGTTAGTTTCTTTTGTGAAGTACTTTTAATTGCCAAGGCAATCAGAGAAGCGTAGGAAAATGGAGGTCTCATCTTCAGGGTGTCGTCTTGGGAAAACCAACTCATTTCTGGAATAGGAAATCCAGGTGGACTGCGAAGATATTGTCTTTGTGGTCCATAAGGTGAAGACATGAGTGTAGCAGGGACAGTTCCATTTCCATGAAGAGAATACGAATTGTTTACTCCACCAAGCCACAAATAGGGATTAGTTGGTGGAGTGAAGTCCCCTAAGCCACAGTAAGAAACTGTCGTTGGCTGTAGGTCCTGCTTTTGGGGCATGTTTAAGCTTTCAGGATATGCTGAAATGCCTAATGCTTCCTGGGCAGTCTTTGGTTGAGTTTGTGGTCGGTGTAAACTGGAGAAAGCAGTTGGTCTCTGTTGAGGTGGAACAGGATTCATGGTTTTGGTAGAAGTTTCACACTTCTAGCTCTTCATATGAATAATGAAACATAGGGCTCAGACCTGTCTTTTCTACTGTTCAGGTGCTCTCTGCTTAAGGCCAGGGGTGGGTGTATTGTGTGCTCATTAACCAATAAGCTTACTTactagagaagagaaaaaaagaaaaggtgtgtacagtaaaaaaaacaattgtccATTTTCGTTAATTGCCTGAAGATGCAGACAGATTAGCAATGCCCAGTGTGTCCTTTCTCATGGTAATGTCTATGTCTTCATAGAGACAGAGTCTCAAATGTAAAATGAAAACTTAGGgggataaaacaaacaaaaaacacttattaCAATGCAACTATTAAGAGTTGAAAACATTCCTCTTATTTATGTGTCTGTTATAACAGATTTAAACCACATTGAAGACACTGAGTTTTCAAATTCAGCTTTATTTCATTGTACATAGAAAATACAAGCAAAAGATCAAAGGATATAATGTAAAAAGTGTGTGTCTCATTTAAAGATTTTAAGAGCCATTTCACTGGATACAAGATCTAATACGAATGTTAGCGGATTATAATAAATGCATGAACTAtcgattagatagatagatagatagatagatagataaatagatagatagatagatagatagatagatatggagatatatagatatggagatatatagatagatagatacatatacgGATACATAGatatggagatagatagatagatagatagatagatagatagataaatagacagatagatagagagatagatagatacatataaatatagatagatagatagatagaaatggaGATAGACAGATagctagataggtagatagatagatagatagatagatagacagatagacagatagacagatagacagatagacagatagatagatagatagatagatagatagatagatagatagatagatagatatggagatagatagatagatagatatggagatatatagataggtagatagatacatatacagatacatagatatggagatagatagatagatagatagatagatagatatggagatagatagatagatagatagatagatagatggatgggtagatagatagatagatagatatggatagatagatagatagatagatagatatggatatagatagatagatagatagatacatatacagataaatagatatggagatagataaatagatagatagatagatagatagatagatagatagataaatagatagatagatagatagatagatagatagatagatagatagatatggagatatatagatatggagatatatagatagatagatacatatacgGATACATAGatatggagatagatagatagataaatagacagatagatagagagatagatagatacatagaaatatagatagatagatagatagatagatagatagatatggagatagatagatagatagatagatagacagatagatagatagatagatagatagatagatagatatggagatagatagatagatagatagatagatagatagatatggagatatatagataggtagatagatacatatacagatagatagatatggagatagatagatagatagatagatagatagatagatagatagatagatagatagatagatagatatggagatagatagatagatagatagatagatagatagatagatagatagatagatagatagatagatagatggatgggtagatagatagatagatagatatggatagatagatagatagatagatatggatatagatagatagatagatacatatacagataaatagatatggagatagataaatagatagatagatagatagataaatagatagatagatagatagatagatagatatggagatatatagatatggagatatatagatagatagatacatatacgGATACATAGatatggagatagatagatagataaatagacagatagatagagagatagatagatacatagaaatatagatagatagatagatagatagatagatagatatggagatagatagatagatagatagatagatagatagatagatagatagaatagatatggagatatatagatatggagatatatagatagatagatagatacatatacgGATACATAGatatggagatagatagatagatagatagataaatagacagatagatagagagatagatagatacatataaatatagatagatagatagatataaatggAGATAGACAGATagctagataggtagatagatagatagatagatagatagatagatagacagatagacagatagacagatagacagatagacagatagatagatagatagatagatagatatggagatagatagatagatagatagatagatatggagatatatagataggtagatagatacatatacagatagatagatatggagatagatagatagatagatagatagatagatagatagatagatagatagatagatagatagatagatatatagatagatagatatggagatagatagatagatagatagatagatggatgggtagatagatagatagatagatatggatagatagatagatagatagatagatagatatggatatagatagatagatacatatacagataaatagatatggagatagataaatagatagatagatagatagatagatagatagatatggagatatatagatatggagatatatagatagatagatacatatacgGATACATAGatatggagatagatagatagatagataaatagacagatagatagagagatagatagatacatagaaatatagatagatagatagatagatagatagatagatagatatggagatagatagatagatagatagacagatagatagatagatagatagatagatatggtagatagatacatatacagatagatagatatggagatagatatatagatagatagatagatagatttggagatagatagatagatagatagatacatatacagataaatagatatggagatagatagatagatagatagatagatagatagatagatagatagatatggagatagatagatagatagatagatatggagatatatagatagatatatagatagatagatagatagatagatagatatggagatatatagatatggagatatatagatagatagatacatatacgGATACATAGatatggagatagatagatagatagataaatagacagatagatagagagatagatagatacatagaaatatagatagatagatagatagatagatagatagatagatagatagatatggagatagatagatagatagatagatagatagacagatagatagatagctagatagatatggagatagatagatagatagatagatagatagatatggagatagatagatagatagatagatatggcgatatatagataggtagatagatacatatacagatagatagatatggagatagatagatagatagatagatagatagatatggggatagatagatagatatatagatagatagatatacag
Above is a genomic segment from Pelobates fuscus isolate aPelFus1 chromosome 6, aPelFus1.pri, whole genome shotgun sequence containing:
- the LOC134566045 gene encoding forkhead box protein I1c-like yields the protein MNPVPPQQRPTAFSSLHRPQTQPKTAQEALGISAYPESLNMPQKQDLQPTTVSYCGLGDFTPPTNPYLWLGGVNNSPPGFPIPEMSWFSQDDTLKMRPPFSYASLIALAIKSTSQKKLTLNQIYDYVLDNYPYYKKDKAGWQNSIRHNLSLNDCFKKVPREESDPGKGHYWIVDPNCEKDFDNGNFRRKRKSKKLKTVDDQAIINENSKETSSIQNSPSSNKGLSSQDRSVSPPAVTYTPCLRNFYNRVSSLDSSSANGQMPLDLVSEVTQRNITGFGSFTQNTLMEPSAHVQDSGLFYNSAPYYNTFSSTIQSQAMQSQFLRPFQTPPSPLYSGIY